From Riemerella anatipestifer ATCC 11845 = DSM 15868, a single genomic window includes:
- a CDS encoding RagB/SusD family nutrient uptake outer membrane protein has protein sequence MKSTIKTLFIATSLSLGVVSCERYLDIVPTGKVVPQTEEDFRALLTRAYQIYPQHKALLNLKSDEVKAANSSEYLKAIFTWGEANATPGSTEVPYASLYETIFYTNYIIENAYKYVGKNENTNQILGEAYALRAYVYFELIGIYAPAYNGSNGSTLAVPLVTEVNLEGSFPKATLDAVYNQIFSDIATAEQLLNQDKFSAGLNYRFTTTALHAFKARVYQYRKDWANALKEANQALALNSNLEDFNNFSVLPSSYTSTESIMNLDLPVVPSTYSFSRASDEHIALFDKTNDLRFSKYFKQNGSNWQTLKYNAGSSAYKCTFRVAEVLLIKAEAQAMLDKVPESKATLISLAEKRYNAVGLANFKNKINGLSDTDYYTELLKERARELSFEGLRWQDLRRTNQPEITHIFGSETFKLEQGDARYTVPFPKEARLKNPEL, from the coding sequence ATGAAATCAACAATAAAAACTTTATTCATCGCAACCTCACTATCTTTGGGTGTAGTTTCTTGCGAAAGATATTTAGATATAGTACCTACGGGGAAAGTAGTACCACAGACGGAGGAAGATTTTAGAGCTTTGCTTACGAGAGCGTATCAAATTTACCCTCAACACAAGGCATTACTCAATCTTAAATCTGATGAGGTAAAGGCAGCCAACTCTTCCGAATATTTAAAAGCGATATTCACTTGGGGAGAAGCGAATGCGACGCCAGGTTCTACCGAAGTGCCTTACGCATCTTTATACGAAACTATTTTCTACACCAATTATATTATAGAAAATGCTTATAAATATGTTGGTAAAAATGAAAATACCAACCAAATATTAGGAGAGGCTTATGCTTTAAGAGCTTATGTTTACTTTGAACTCATTGGGATTTATGCTCCAGCTTATAACGGAAGCAATGGTTCTACATTAGCCGTTCCTTTGGTAACGGAAGTTAATTTGGAAGGCAGTTTTCCTAAAGCTACTTTAGATGCGGTTTATAATCAAATATTTTCGGATATAGCCACTGCGGAACAGCTACTAAATCAAGATAAGTTTTCTGCTGGGCTTAATTATAGATTTACAACTACGGCTTTACACGCATTTAAAGCTAGAGTGTATCAGTACAGAAAAGATTGGGCTAATGCTTTAAAGGAAGCAAACCAAGCACTGGCTTTGAATTCTAACTTGGAGGATTTTAATAACTTCAGCGTTTTACCTAGCAGTTATACTTCTACGGAATCTATTATGAACCTTGATTTGCCAGTAGTGCCGAGTACCTACTCTTTCTCTAGAGCGAGTGATGAGCATATTGCTTTATTTGATAAAACTAATGACCTTCGTTTTTCTAAGTATTTTAAACAAAACGGAAGCAATTGGCAAACTTTAAAATATAATGCAGGTTCTAGTGCGTATAAATGCACATTCCGTGTGGCAGAAGTTCTTTTGATAAAGGCAGAAGCACAGGCGATGCTAGATAAAGTACCCGAGTCTAAAGCAACGCTTATTTCATTAGCTGAAAAAAGATACAACGCTGTGGGGTTGGCTAATTTTAAAAACAAAATAAACGGTTTGTCTGATACCGATTATTACACGGAATTACTTAAAGAAAGAGCGAGAGAGCTTTCGTTTGAAGGTTTGCGTTGGCAAGATTTAAGACGAACCAATCAACCTGAAATTACACATATTTTTGGTAGCGAAACCTTTAAACTAGAGCAAGGCGATGCGAGATATACCGTTCCTTTCCCTAAGGAAGCAAGGCTGAAGAACCCAGAATTGTAA
- a CDS encoding RluA family pseudouridine synthase, producing the protein MEDYTDFEEEHLQKPQQDIDETEELYEHLNLVVDKNQEPLRIDKYLLIFRQNSSRNKISQTCRAGNVVVNGTPVKQNYRVKPGDKVSVLLTHPPRENVIVPQDIPINIVYEDDDLLVVDKEAGMVVHPGFGNWDGTLVNALAYHFEKNGLKTDLDRVGLVHRIDKDTSGLLVIAKNEYAMSFLAKQFFERTTKRLYWAFVWGNLAEDTGTIKGHIGRDLKNRMQMAVYEDGSLGKHAVTHYKVLERFRYMTWVECKLETGRTHQIRAHFRHIGHTLFNDERYEGHQILRGINLPKYKQFVKNVFEVLPRHALHAHTLGFTHPTTKKEMYFESPMPQDMQQAVEKWRNYLSAN; encoded by the coding sequence ATGGAAGACTATACAGATTTTGAAGAAGAACATCTACAAAAGCCTCAACAAGATATAGATGAGACCGAAGAACTCTATGAGCATCTCAATTTAGTAGTAGATAAAAATCAAGAACCTTTAAGGATTGATAAATATTTACTCATATTTAGACAAAACTCATCAAGAAACAAAATTTCTCAAACTTGTAGAGCAGGAAATGTGGTTGTAAACGGCACTCCTGTAAAGCAAAATTATAGAGTAAAACCTGGAGATAAAGTTTCGGTACTCCTTACCCACCCTCCTAGAGAAAATGTGATTGTACCTCAAGATATTCCTATCAACATTGTTTATGAAGATGATGATTTGTTAGTTGTAGATAAAGAGGCAGGAATGGTAGTACACCCTGGTTTCGGAAATTGGGACGGCACATTGGTAAATGCCTTAGCCTATCACTTTGAGAAAAACGGACTCAAAACCGATTTAGACCGTGTAGGTTTAGTTCATCGTATTGATAAAGACACTTCTGGACTTTTAGTAATTGCTAAAAATGAGTATGCGATGAGTTTTCTCGCCAAACAATTCTTTGAGAGGACTACCAAAAGGCTTTACTGGGCGTTTGTATGGGGCAATTTAGCGGAAGACACTGGCACTATTAAGGGACACATCGGTCGTGATTTAAAGAACAGAATGCAAATGGCTGTTTATGAAGACGGCAGTCTAGGAAAACACGCCGTTACCCACTACAAAGTTTTAGAACGCTTTAGATATATGACTTGGGTGGAATGCAAACTAGAAACAGGCAGAACCCACCAAATAAGGGCTCATTTCAGGCATATTGGGCATACTTTGTTTAATGATGAACGCTACGAGGGACATCAAATTTTGAGAGGGATTAACCTACCAAAATACAAACAGTTTGTAAAAAATGTGTTTGAAGTTTTGCCTAGACACGCTTTACACGCTCATACCCTAGGTTTTACTCACCCCACCACAAAAAAAGAAATGTATTTTGAAAGCCCAATGCCACAAGATATGCAACAGGCGGTAGAGAAATGGAGAAATTACTTAAGTGCTAATTAA
- a CDS encoding PASTA domain-containing protein: MFKSLFHWKVGLNAVAAIGVLVGLVWLTFRWLELHTNHGKEIPVPNVVNMSMHEAIKALDDAGLEYEIDSGKYDPKYKSFQVLQIYPSPGSRVKESRAIRLRVNPRTWAKVTVPDVLNRYKNTVFTQLERIGLKVGDTIYEPSIQPDAVIGMRYNGTTLAPGTLLPRFSTIDLIIGSGPRRNIAVPNVVGMTVKQAKMIIEQNYFTLGLAEYEDGKSDDSDIVYYQDPAPGSLRDQGMQIDIWASKKTLAEMQSKINALDQMYRVRIAPVTTPDFGEDITYEPEPVRPEPTPQPKPKPEVKTEVKPTPKPETAKPKPTEQKKPEPKPTPKPVEEKPKVKKVVIE, encoded by the coding sequence ATGTTTAAATCACTTTTCCATTGGAAAGTAGGTCTTAATGCTGTTGCAGCAATAGGCGTGTTGGTAGGGTTAGTATGGCTTACCTTCCGTTGGCTAGAACTACACACCAATCACGGTAAAGAAATCCCTGTACCCAATGTCGTAAATATGAGTATGCACGAAGCCATAAAAGCACTAGATGATGCAGGACTTGAATACGAAATAGACAGCGGAAAATACGACCCAAAATACAAATCTTTTCAGGTATTACAAATCTACCCTTCCCCAGGTTCTAGAGTGAAGGAAAGTAGAGCCATTCGTCTAAGAGTAAACCCTAGAACTTGGGCTAAAGTAACTGTACCTGATGTTCTTAACCGATACAAAAACACCGTATTCACTCAATTAGAAAGAATCGGACTAAAAGTAGGAGATACCATCTACGAGCCTAGCATTCAGCCAGATGCCGTGATAGGAATGAGATACAACGGTACTACCCTAGCTCCAGGTACTTTATTACCTAGATTTTCTACGATTGATTTAATCATTGGTAGTGGTCCTAGGAGAAACATCGCTGTACCTAATGTAGTAGGAATGACGGTAAAACAAGCTAAAATGATTATAGAGCAAAATTATTTTACTCTAGGATTAGCAGAATATGAAGACGGAAAAAGCGACGACAGCGATATTGTCTATTACCAAGACCCTGCACCGGGAAGCCTTAGAGACCAAGGTATGCAAATAGACATTTGGGCAAGTAAGAAAACTTTAGCCGAAATGCAAAGTAAAATCAACGCTTTAGACCAAATGTATAGAGTAAGGATAGCTCCTGTAACCACACCTGATTTTGGGGAAGATATTACCTACGAGCCTGAGCCTGTAAGACCAGAGCCCACTCCTCAGCCCAAACCAAAACCCGAGGTAAAAACAGAAGTAAAACCTACTCCAAAACCTGAAACGGCTAAACCAAAACCAACGGAACAAAAAAAGCCAGAGCCTAAACCTACTCCCAAACCAGTAGAGGAGAAACCAAAGGTTAAAAAAGTAGTGATAGAATAA
- a CDS encoding UvrD-helicase domain-containing protein, giving the protein MHSYNAISASAGSGKTYTLVIRILSLCLRTPDEKAIRYILALTFTNKAANEMKERILQWLEAFTREDYLQNNELKAIQSYLETQGIKLTIEDLHYRSKKVLDYILHHYSILNIGTIDKFNAKLVRSFSYELGLAQNFNLEINNEPYLIEAVDQLLDKIGEDPKVSEAFMDFVNYNLENEERINVNKTLYDRAKTFVNDVHYEELRKNEAFDWETYDHLKLKLRTQLTQHHNEALQYAKKALALISENNLEIKDFQGGASSGLGKFFEEALKFYTGQRDKFPFPSDEEKALERFRKGTASKDNTIINAIFSILDTLIEWRTLIITNYVTSEKKAKILKELLPLKINKEIREQLEIIEDEDDLVLLSKFNILIKENLREEPSAFIYEKIGTRYQHYFFDEFQDTSKLQWENIIPLRDHTISSEDHSFTLVGDPKQSIYRFRGGDAEQMLDIINGKEATGVNINLENLENNWRSAQNIVRFNNELYAFMAKDLEQEEHRHLFAEQGQQIAKREDLLGRVRVNLVEYDRKDEVFFDEVANQMFEDIKTCLNNGFQFSDICIMCRTKGEIKQLSQRLGLLKVNYKNTETYIKTISEKGLSLDLSKTLLATIEYLKWENDTANYDSLMRALYHLNSLGRININLFSEEITSLLELKTSDAILEELNNRYGIGLNHQHYLHLNLYNRIEYLVKQFAVPQQETDFILNFLEEVYAFTQNPGKTLKDFIKYWDEEASEKSIQSSENIDAIKMMTIHATKGLEYPVVFLPMKNSHKDSSFNDWLSVDLENLKSVNLSQFKKELLVYDDTLKSFSEENTYKNKIDRYCVQYVATTRPVEQLFLYLQKPSQSGENKLEILDFVQQFNATEQQFDLYPEENNSYQKQNRKKKLTEINKQSVEITPNTCISSSIQIATPSKNYQERNEKVRTGIFTHEILSKIKTKNDIMPVLSSYLIDGIITKQEKAEIEKTILSVVEHHSYSFYFEEIEEVYNERDFMLNGEIFRPDRVVKKNGGYYILDFKTGAPNDKHQNQILAYKIALEQLDFNVLGTEIVYI; this is encoded by the coding sequence ATGCATTCATACAACGCTATAAGTGCTTCGGCAGGTTCGGGAAAAACCTACACCCTAGTTATCAGAATACTCTCTCTGTGCCTTAGAACGCCAGACGAAAAAGCCATACGCTACATTCTTGCTCTTACCTTTACCAACAAAGCTGCTAACGAAATGAAAGAGCGTATCTTACAATGGCTAGAAGCATTTACTAGAGAAGATTATCTGCAAAATAACGAGCTAAAAGCCATACAATCCTACCTAGAGACCCAAGGGATAAAACTCACCATAGAAGACCTACACTACCGTTCTAAAAAAGTTTTGGACTACATCCTGCATCACTATTCTATTTTAAACATTGGGACGATAGACAAATTTAATGCAAAACTGGTAAGGAGTTTTTCCTACGAATTGGGATTGGCACAGAATTTCAACCTAGAAATCAATAACGAGCCCTACCTCATAGAAGCAGTTGACCAACTATTAGATAAAATAGGAGAAGACCCAAAAGTTTCGGAAGCGTTTATGGATTTCGTTAATTACAACCTAGAAAATGAGGAACGAATCAATGTAAATAAAACACTGTACGACCGAGCCAAAACCTTCGTAAACGATGTCCACTACGAAGAACTACGAAAAAATGAAGCCTTTGATTGGGAAACGTACGACCATCTGAAACTAAAACTTAGAACACAGCTCACGCAACACCACAACGAGGCCTTGCAATATGCCAAAAAGGCTTTAGCACTCATTAGCGAAAATAATCTAGAAATTAAGGATTTCCAAGGCGGAGCAAGTTCTGGACTAGGAAAGTTTTTTGAAGAAGCTCTAAAGTTTTATACTGGACAGAGAGATAAATTCCCCTTTCCGTCTGATGAAGAAAAAGCTTTAGAACGCTTCCGAAAAGGTACAGCATCTAAGGACAACACCATTATAAATGCTATATTTTCCATTTTGGATACCCTTATAGAATGGAGAACACTCATCATCACAAACTATGTAACTTCGGAAAAGAAAGCCAAAATTCTTAAAGAATTGCTACCACTCAAAATCAATAAAGAAATCCGTGAGCAGCTAGAAATCATAGAAGATGAAGACGATTTGGTACTTCTTTCCAAGTTCAATATTCTAATCAAAGAAAATTTACGAGAGGAGCCATCGGCTTTTATTTATGAGAAAATAGGCACGAGATATCAGCATTATTTTTTTGATGAATTCCAAGACACTTCCAAACTACAATGGGAAAATATTATCCCACTTAGAGACCACACCATCAGCTCCGAAGACCACAGCTTTACCCTCGTAGGCGACCCTAAACAAAGTATCTACAGATTTAGAGGGGGCGATGCAGAGCAGATGCTAGACATCATCAATGGTAAAGAAGCGACAGGTGTAAACATCAACCTTGAAAATCTTGAAAACAACTGGAGAAGTGCACAAAATATAGTTCGTTTTAATAATGAACTTTATGCCTTTATGGCAAAAGATTTGGAACAGGAAGAGCACAGACACCTTTTTGCAGAACAGGGGCAACAAATAGCTAAAAGAGAAGACCTGCTAGGGCGAGTAAGAGTAAATCTAGTAGAATACGACCGAAAAGATGAAGTTTTCTTCGACGAGGTAGCCAACCAAATGTTTGAAGATATTAAAACTTGCCTAAACAACGGCTTCCAATTTTCAGACATCTGCATTATGTGCCGAACAAAAGGAGAAATAAAACAGCTATCTCAAAGATTAGGACTACTTAAAGTCAATTATAAAAATACCGAAACCTACATCAAAACCATTTCTGAAAAAGGCTTAAGTTTAGATTTATCCAAAACCCTTTTGGCAACCATAGAATACCTGAAATGGGAAAACGATACTGCTAACTATGACAGCCTTATGAGGGCATTGTATCACCTCAATAGTTTAGGACGAATTAACATAAATTTGTTCTCCGAAGAAATCACAAGCCTTCTAGAACTTAAAACTTCCGATGCAATTTTGGAAGAATTAAACAACCGATACGGCATTGGACTTAATCATCAGCATTACCTACATCTCAATCTTTATAATAGGATAGAATATTTGGTAAAACAATTTGCCGTGCCTCAGCAAGAGACCGATTTCATACTAAATTTCTTAGAAGAAGTCTATGCCTTTACCCAAAATCCAGGGAAAACTTTAAAAGATTTTATCAAATATTGGGACGAAGAAGCATCGGAAAAATCCATACAATCCTCCGAAAATATAGATGCCATCAAAATGATGACCATACACGCTACCAAAGGCTTAGAGTATCCTGTGGTATTCCTCCCAATGAAAAACAGCCATAAAGATAGTTCTTTTAATGATTGGCTATCGGTAGATTTAGAAAATTTAAAATCGGTTAATCTTAGTCAGTTCAAAAAGGAACTTTTGGTGTATGACGATACTTTGAAATCATTTTCAGAAGAAAACACCTATAAAAATAAAATCGACCGCTATTGTGTACAATATGTTGCCACTACTCGACCTGTGGAGCAACTTTTCCTATATCTCCAAAAGCCTAGTCAGTCAGGAGAAAATAAGCTAGAAATATTAGATTTTGTACAGCAATTTAACGCTACCGAACAGCAATTTGACCTTTATCCGGAGGAAAACAATTCTTATCAAAAACAAAATCGTAAGAAAAAACTAACCGAAATCAATAAACAAAGTGTAGAAATCACACCTAACACTTGTATTTCTAGCAGTATCCAAATCGCAACACCTTCTAAAAACTATCAAGAGCGAAACGAAAAAGTGCGTACAGGGATTTTCACTCACGAAATTCTATCCAAAATCAAGACTAAAAACGACATTATGCCTGTTCTATCTAGCTATCTGATAGACGGTATTATAACCAAACAAGAAAAAGCAGAGATAGAAAAAACCATTCTTTCAGTAGTGGAGCATCACTCCTATTCCTTTTATTTTGAAGAGATTGAAGAAGTTTACAACGAAAGAGATTTTATGCTAAATGGAGAGATTTTTCGCCCAGATAGAGTGGTAAAGAAAAACGGTGGCTATTACATTTTAGATTTTAAAACAGGAGCTCCTAACGATAAACATCAAAACCAAATATTAGCATACAAAATAGCTTTGGAACAATTAGACTTTAATGTATTAGGAACTGAGATTGTTTACATCTAA
- a CDS encoding TerC family protein, protein MEFLEVFSSADAWIALLTLTFLEIVLGIDNIVFISIVSNKIEPKDQKKARNIGLLLAMVFRVVLLFGIKWVVSLNNELFGVHLSWFHGSVTGQSLIIFIGGLFLLYKSVSEIHHKLEGEEELKVSTGKTSLGSAIAQIAALNLVFSFDSILTAVGLVSFNQYGEAGALTIMILAVVISVVIMMAFAGPVSNFVNQHPTIQILGLSFLILIGVMLLAEASHLGHFSLFDQEVGVIPKGYLYFAIFFSLAVEFINMKLRKKGKPVELHNSEKIDQL, encoded by the coding sequence ATGGAATTTTTAGAAGTATTTTCATCAGCCGATGCTTGGATAGCACTCTTAACGCTGACTTTTTTAGAAATAGTATTGGGGATAGATAACATTGTTTTTATCTCTATAGTATCCAATAAAATAGAGCCCAAAGACCAGAAAAAAGCAAGAAATATAGGGTTGCTTTTGGCTATGGTGTTTAGGGTAGTATTGTTATTTGGGATTAAGTGGGTAGTAAGTCTTAATAATGAGTTATTTGGAGTGCATTTGTCTTGGTTTCACGGTAGCGTTACGGGGCAGAGTTTAATTATATTTATTGGAGGGTTGTTTTTGCTTTACAAATCCGTTTCCGAAATTCACCATAAACTAGAGGGGGAGGAAGAGCTTAAAGTTTCAACAGGTAAAACCTCTTTAGGTTCTGCTATCGCACAAATAGCTGCACTTAACTTGGTGTTTTCTTTTGATAGTATCCTTACAGCGGTAGGTTTGGTAAGTTTCAATCAGTATGGGGAGGCTGGAGCATTAACGATAATGATTTTGGCAGTAGTGATTTCCGTAGTGATTATGATGGCGTTTGCTGGACCAGTAAGTAATTTTGTTAATCAGCACCCAACCATTCAGATTTTGGGGCTTTCGTTCCTTATTTTGATAGGGGTAATGTTACTTGCTGAGGCTTCTCATTTAGGGCATTTCTCCTTGTTTGACCAAGAGGTGGGCGTAATTCCTAAAGGGTATTTGTATTTTGCAATTTTCTTCTCGTTAGCGGTAGAATTCATCAATATGAAACTTCGTAAAAAAGGTAAACCAGTAGAATTACACAATTCTGAAAAAATAGACCAATTATAG
- the ribB gene encoding 3,4-dihydroxy-2-butanone-4-phosphate synthase, with protein MSDIKLNTIPEALEDLRNGKIIIVVDDENRENEGDFLSAAELTTPEIINFMTIYGRGLICTPLPEERCDELGLDIMVSRTSDPKETAFTVSIDLLGEGVSTGISASDRAKTIQALMDSSTKPTDFMRPGHIFPLRAKKGGVLKRAGHTEAAIDLTKLAGLKEGGVICEIMNDDGTMARLPQLVELAKKHDLKIVSIEDLIEYRLRKGDLVNKIEERTVKTLYGEFKFHAFQEKHTEQIHFAFTKGEWTEDEPILVRVQSSSSYFDVLSRFISGEQNLLEKVTKMINEEGKGAIIFINNVSNAENTMRKLQQFLDYQDGQVQRPTLSANYMEYGVGTQILKHLGVTKFRVITQNPNQKPVISGYDVEVTEMVQL; from the coding sequence ATGTCAGATATAAAACTCAATACCATTCCAGAAGCATTGGAGGATCTTAGAAACGGAAAAATCATCATTGTTGTAGATGACGAAAACAGAGAAAACGAGGGTGATTTTCTTTCTGCAGCGGAGCTTACAACACCAGAAATCATCAATTTTATGACTATCTATGGTCGTGGGCTTATATGTACACCACTTCCAGAGGAAAGGTGTGATGAGCTAGGGCTAGATATTATGGTATCCCGCACCAGCGACCCTAAAGAAACGGCTTTTACCGTATCTATAGATTTGTTGGGGGAGGGTGTCTCTACAGGTATTTCGGCGAGTGATAGAGCCAAAACTATTCAAGCGCTTATGGATAGCTCTACTAAACCGACTGATTTTATGCGTCCAGGTCACATATTTCCACTTAGAGCTAAAAAAGGAGGAGTTCTAAAAAGAGCAGGGCACACCGAAGCTGCAATAGATCTTACCAAACTAGCAGGACTGAAAGAAGGTGGTGTTATCTGCGAAATTATGAATGATGATGGAACTATGGCAAGACTACCACAGTTGGTAGAGTTGGCAAAAAAACATGATCTTAAAATAGTTTCCATAGAGGATTTGATAGAATATCGTCTTAGAAAAGGAGATTTAGTAAATAAAATAGAAGAGAGAACGGTAAAGACACTTTACGGAGAGTTTAAGTTTCATGCATTTCAAGAAAAACATACCGAGCAAATTCACTTTGCATTTACGAAAGGAGAGTGGACAGAAGATGAACCAATTTTAGTAAGAGTACAGAGCTCTAGTTCATATTTTGATGTATTGAGCAGGTTTATTTCTGGAGAGCAAAATCTTTTGGAAAAAGTTACCAAAATGATAAATGAGGAAGGTAAGGGAGCTATTATATTTATCAATAATGTCTCTAACGCAGAAAATACGATGAGAAAACTCCAGCAGTTTTTAGATTATCAAGATGGGCAAGTACAGCGTCCTACACTCTCTGCTAACTATATGGAGTATGGGGTAGGTACACAAATTTTAAAACATTTGGGGGTAACTAAATTTAGAGTAATTACTCAAAACCCGAATCAGAAGCCTGTTATTTCAGGCTATGATGTAGAAGTTACCGAAATGGTACAGCTTTAG
- a CDS encoding hydroxymethylglutaryl-CoA reductase, degradative — protein sequence MNHQPIEGFSKLNKQNKIEWIVNEYLAGNGEYIKILQQYWNDNQDLQKLHDEFSENTISNFYMPYGIAPNFLIDGKLLALPMAVEESSVVAAASKAAKFWLNKGGFKTTIIDTKKLGHTHFILKAEPHKIRHFFNFNLRQKLFEATQDITKNMRNRGGGILDIELVDKTSEMNDYYQLKASFDTKDSMGANFINSCLEQFGKTLKEEINLSADFTEDEKQSLQVVMNILSNFTPDCIVRAEVSCKIEDLKDDSGISPEEFAWKFKQAVAIAEIEPYRATTHNKGIMNGVDAVVIATGNDFRATEACAHAYAARSGKYSSLTHCTTDNGIFRFWIDLPISVGVVGGLTNLHPLVKFSLALLGKPSAQELMSILAVSGLAQNFAALRSLVTTGIQKGHMKMHLFNILNQFGATEEEKSYFVNYFKDKTVSHHEVITELNKLRGK from the coding sequence ATGAATCATCAGCCAATAGAAGGATTTTCTAAATTAAATAAGCAAAATAAAATAGAATGGATTGTTAATGAGTATTTGGCAGGTAACGGAGAATACATCAAAATACTTCAACAATATTGGAACGACAATCAAGATCTGCAAAAACTTCACGACGAGTTCTCAGAAAACACTATTTCCAACTTTTATATGCCTTACGGTATTGCTCCGAATTTTTTAATAGACGGGAAATTATTGGCACTCCCTATGGCGGTAGAGGAGAGTTCGGTGGTAGCAGCAGCTTCCAAAGCGGCTAAGTTTTGGCTTAACAAAGGTGGTTTTAAAACTACCATTATTGATACTAAGAAACTAGGACACACTCATTTTATACTAAAAGCAGAACCTCACAAGATTAGACATTTTTTCAATTTTAATCTTAGACAAAAACTATTTGAGGCAACTCAAGACATCACCAAAAATATGAGAAATAGAGGAGGTGGTATTTTGGATATAGAGTTGGTGGATAAGACTTCTGAAATGAATGATTATTATCAACTTAAAGCTAGTTTTGATACTAAAGACTCTATGGGAGCTAACTTTATCAACTCTTGTTTAGAGCAATTTGGTAAAACACTTAAAGAGGAAATTAACCTTTCTGCTGATTTCACAGAGGACGAAAAACAATCTCTTCAAGTGGTAATGAATATTCTATCTAACTTTACGCCTGATTGTATTGTTAGAGCGGAGGTTTCTTGCAAGATAGAAGATTTGAAAGATGATAGCGGTATTTCTCCCGAAGAATTTGCATGGAAGTTTAAACAAGCCGTTGCTATCGCTGAAATAGAGCCATACAGAGCGACCACTCATAATAAAGGGATTATGAATGGTGTAGATGCGGTAGTTATAGCTACAGGAAACGATTTCAGAGCTACGGAAGCTTGTGCTCACGCCTACGCTGCCCGTAGCGGAAAATATAGTTCACTCACACACTGTACTACCGATAACGGAATATTCAGATTTTGGATAGATTTGCCTATTTCAGTAGGTGTTGTAGGAGGGCTTACTAACCTGCACCCATTGGTTAAATTCTCACTAGCGTTATTAGGTAAACCTTCTGCTCAAGAACTCATGAGTATTTTAGCTGTATCTGGATTAGCTCAAAACTTTGCCGCTCTTCGTTCGTTGGTAACAACAGGAATCCAAAAAGGACATATGAAAATGCATTTGTTTAATATTCTTAATCAGTTTGGAGCAACTGAGGAAGAAAAATCTTATTTTGTAAACTATTTTAAAGATAAAACGGTAAGCCACCACGAAGTCATCACAGAACTCAACAAGCTAAGAGGAAAATAA
- a CDS encoding DUF423 domain-containing protein, which yields MKTFTLIVGGIYGLTSVILGAFGAHAFKKILSVEKLASFETGVKYQMYSALFLLVIGFFLKFDNGLEKWTSLLMIIGTFLFSVSIYFLAFQEVWGVSLRFLGPVTPLGGLCMIISWAMLIMLVARAKVG from the coding sequence ATGAAAACATTTACACTCATTGTAGGAGGTATCTATGGACTAACGTCTGTGATTTTAGGAGCTTTTGGGGCTCATGCTTTCAAAAAGATTTTAAGCGTAGAAAAATTGGCAAGTTTTGAAACAGGAGTAAAGTATCAAATGTACTCTGCTCTATTTCTTTTAGTAATTGGTTTTTTTCTAAAATTCGATAATGGATTAGAAAAGTGGACATCATTGCTAATGATAATAGGGACTTTTTTATTCTCTGTGAGTATTTATTTCTTGGCTTTTCAAGAAGTTTGGGGCGTTAGTTTGAGATTTTTAGGTCCTGTTACACCATTAGGAGGGTTGTGTATGATTATCAGTTGGGCAATGCTCATTATGTTAGTAGCAAGGGCTAAAGTAGGGTAA